From the Cryptomeria japonica chromosome 2, Sugi_1.0, whole genome shotgun sequence genome, one window contains:
- the LOC131061632 gene encoding zinc finger protein STAR3-like — protein MGSKGFSEVMEVIEREIFSQEVENSWQPFSGNDGDKSVLGNGDEGETNLFSLTSELSWLGDKAEEVKCFLQNESHDQANSNLNSIIYQVIATSASILSQCQRLSFAGEEEIVEMEAAEILAEHSHLCSICGKEFRRDGNVRIHMRSHGEQYKSKEALTSNRLKDRSRSYYSCPSQGCRHNRRHPNFKHLKSMVSMRNHYRRRHCAKMYTCNNCGKEFSFVGDLKTHGNKCGHSTWRCSCNLTFTTRNKLLRHVALGRQGHKLVLLAPAVAAHNGENSTDIDKTPEHSAQDLNNFAAQDSPILTEGLPSYGNGQDVLMMGAGWNGIEESQYGYERMESEVIFSSEDSEGSELYASLFWQRGDLLWT, from the coding sequence ATGGGTTCTAAAGGATTTAGTGAAGTTATGGAAGTTATAGAGCGAGAGATTTTCAGTCAAGAGGTTGAAAACTCTTGGCAACCCTTCTCtggtaatgatggtgacaaatCTGTGTTGGGAAATGGCGATGAAGGAGAAACAAATCTGTTTTCTCTGACTTCTGAGCTTTCTTGGCTTGGGGACAAAGCCGAGGAAGTGAAGTGCTTCTTGCAAAACGAAAGCCACGATCAAGCGAATTCAAACCTCAATTCCATCATCTACCAAGTGATCGCCACATCTGCTTCGATTTTGTCACAATGTCAGCGTTTGAGTTTTGCAGGCGAAGaagaaattgtagaaatggaggctGCCGAGATTCTTGCAGAGCACAGCCATTTGTGCAGCATCTGTGGTAAAGAGTTCCGCCGAGACGGAAATGTGCGCATTCATATGCGATCCCATGGCGAGCAATACAAAAGCAAAGAAGCCCTTACATCCAACAGGCTCAAGGACAGATCAAGATCATATTATTCGTGCCCTTCCCAAGGCTGCAGACACAACAGGCGTCATCCCAATTTCAAGCACTTGAAATCCATGGTATCCATGAGGAACCATTACAGAAGAAGACATTGTGCTAAGATGTATACCTGCAACAACTGTGGAAAGGAGTTTTCTTTCGTGGGTGATCTAAAAACCCACGGAAATAAGTGTGGGCATAGCACATGGCGATGTTCCTGCAACCTCACCTTTACAACAAGGAATAAGTTGCTTCGCCATGTGGCCTTAGGGCGCCAAGGCCATAAGCTCGTTCTTCTTGCTCCTGCTGTTGCTGCTCACAATGGGGAGAACTCCACAGACATTGATAAAACACCGGAACATTCTGCCCAGGACCTTAATAATTTTGCAGCACAAGATTCACCTATTTTAACGGAAGGCCTGCCTAGTTATGGCAACGGTCAAGATGTTTTAATGATGGGAGCAGGATGGAACGGCATAGAAGAAAGTCAATATGGGTATGAGAGGATGGAGAGTGAGGTTATTTTCTCAAGCGAAGATAGCGAAGGGAGCGAATTGTATGCATCTCTGTTTTGGCAGAGGGGCGATCTGCTTTGGACATAA